In Columba livia isolate bColLiv1 breed racing homer unplaced genomic scaffold, bColLiv1.pat.W.v2 Scaffold_135, whole genome shotgun sequence, the genomic window ctgtatgtacagacaGGGTtgacgtgtcccaggtgcaaaatggcACCCCTGAATATCTGACAGCATTGACGCTCACTTCGGTTCATCTCACCTCAAATACATGATGTTAacgctcacatctcatctgtacaatgcaaACACGGACTTCTGACCTACTCATTCAGTGTCTTTTCAGGTAAGGAGAAAGAACCTCTCTGAACTGGGGCGAGTGGTCCAGGCTGGAAACGAAGCTGTGAGGGATTAGTCCATGATGATTGGGGCAGATTtgatggggtgtccagtgcacaggggcacagcccagcccctgctctgctggtcctgcaggtgtctggcaggagcctggctgtgagaggacactgctgtgtgccagccctgcacacacacgctgttcagctGTACACTGGGGTTTCATATATAGGTcactttcttgggcatgttCTTGAGAGTATCTTTGTAAGAAGAACTAAACCTTCAGGCCCTGCCCATAGGAGATCAagtttctatctggaaaggctgttgtgaggccagctctgtcacagcagtgcccattgcctgtccctgcctgcgctcacagcactgacacacagcaggacggtgaccaagctgcccgagcactcaggccttgcaccaacaccagggatgagaaggagagtgtgggagtggaaccagaacagctctggaagaacaagcgctgctgctccctggcagggctgccaggatggactcttttccctcctacccatcacagaaactgtccctgcagctccatacAGGCCTTGGGGGAAtaatatcagtgaaaaaaaagtcactgcagagcccttttttttgtttaaataaacagaGAGAATAGCTGCATATTTATACAGCCAGtgggtttgaaaagaaaagcagacaatgaattagaaaggggatgacaaatatatcatgatttattaaaaaataaataccaccaacacacacacagaatctgGGCCTCTAATGGGTTACATTAAAGCTGTTATCCGTTAAAGGGTGGATGACGgacactttattatttttgaaatgccTCCAGTGATtagtttcctcagggcatccttgacctccttgttcctcatgctgtacaTGAGGGGATTCAATGTTGGAGGTATCAGTGAGTatagaacagacaccaccaggtccaagAACGggaaggagatggaggggggcttcaggtaggcaaaaaaAGCGGTGCTGACAAACAGAGtaaccacggccaggtgagggaggcaggtggaaaaggctttgtgccgtccctgctcagaggggatcctcagcacggccctgaagatctgcacataggacaccacaatgaaaataaaacacataaaaaataaacagccactaaccacaagaagcccaagttccctgaggtaggagtgtgagcaggagagcttgaggatctgggggatttcacagaagaactggcccagggcattgcccttgcacaggggcagtgaaaatgtattggccgtgtgcagcagagcattgagaaacccagtggcccaggcagctgctgccatgtggatacaagctctgctgcccaggagggtcccgtagtgcaggggtttgcagatggcaacatagcggtcgtaggacatgatggtgaggagccaatattctgctgaagctaaaaagagaaacaggaacacttgggcagcacatcctgtgtaggagatggctctggtgttccagagggaattggccatggacttggggacaatggtggagatggagcccaggtcaaggagggcgaggttgagcaggaagaagtacatgggggtgtggaggtgctggtcccaggctatggtggtgatgatgaggccgttgcccaggagggcagccaggtagatgcccaggaagagccagaagtgcaagagctgcagctcccgtgtgtctgtgaacggcaggaggaggaactgggtgatggag contains:
- the LOC135577724 gene encoding olfactory receptor 14A16-like; amino-acid sequence: MSNSSSITQFLLLPFTDTRELQLLHFWLFLGIYLAALLGNGLIITTIAWDQHLHTPMYFFLLNLALLDLGSISTIVPKSMANSLWNTRAISYTGCAAQVFLFLFLASAEYWLLTIMSYDRYVAICKPLHYGTLLGSRACIHMAAAAWATGFLNALLHTANTFSLPLCKGNALGQFFCEIPQILKLSCSHSYLRELGLLVVSGCLFFMCFIFIVVSYVQIFRAVLRIPSEQGRHKAFSTCLPHLAVVTLFVSTAFFAYLKPPSISFPFLDLVVSVLYSLIPPTLNPLMYSMRNKEVKDALRKLITGGISKIIKCPSSTL